One window of Camelina sativa cultivar DH55 chromosome 4, Cs, whole genome shotgun sequence genomic DNA carries:
- the LOC109132463 gene encoding uncharacterized protein LOC109132463: MGTPLPNPRSYRELIGRHLYLTITRPDITFYVHQLSQFISAPSDIHLQVAHKVLKYIKANPGQGLMYPADSDLSLNVFCDADWANCKDNRRSITGYCVYLGNSLISWRSKKQGVTSRSSTESEYHSMAQATYETIWLQQLFKDLHLPVTGPVKLYCDNKSALHIAMNPVFHERTKHIEIDCHIVRDQIKACTLKVFHVSSENQHADILTKPLFPFYGLLSKMSLSSMYLPNQTSLKLQT, encoded by the coding sequence ATGGGAACGCCTCTGCCTAATCCTCGTTCTTATAGAGAACTTATAGGTCGGCATCTTTATCTCACCATCACCAGGCCGGATATCACCTTTTATGTTCATCAGCTCAGTCAGTTCATCTCTGCACCTTCTGACATTCACCTTCAAGTGGCTCATAAAGTCCTCAAGTATATCAAAGCTAATCCTGGCCAAGGCTTGATGTATCCTGCTGATTCGGACCTGAGCTTGAATGTTTTCTGTGATGCTGACTGGGCGAACTGTAAGGATAATCGACGCTCTATTACTGGTTATTGTGTATATCTTGGTAACTCTCTTATCTCATGGAGGTCCAAGAAGCAAGGTGTCACTAGTAGAAGCAGTACAGAATCCGAATATCACAGTATGGCTCAGGCGACTTATGAAACTATTTGGTTACAGCAGTTGTTCAAGGATCTCCATCTTCCTGTTACAGGTCCTGTCAAACTGTATTGTGACAACAAGTCGGCTCTGCATATTGCTATGAATCCTGTTTTCCACGAGAGGACGAAACATATAGAAATTGACTGTCACATAGTCCGTGATCAGATCAAGGCTTGTACACTCAAGGTTTTCCACGTTTCTTCGGAGAATCAACATGCTGACATTCTTACCAAACCCCTTTTTCCTTTCTATGGATTGCTTTCTAAGATGTCATTATCAAGCATGTATCTTCCAAACCAGACATCTTTGAAGCTACAGACGTGA
- the LOC104780097 gene encoding protein arginine methyltransferase NDUFAF7 homolog, mitochondrial, which yields MLRKLLTQTSSRRLLSSAVPPLFSKPSISPFSSLSSSPEPPSSESNTVEQPGTAISVHRSALYNPPDHSHESTPDSELVKHLKSVIKFRGGPISVAEYMEEVLTNPKAGFYMNRDVFGAQGDFITSPEVSQMFGEMIGVWTVCLWEQMGRPERVNLVELGPGRGTLMADLLRGTSKFRNFTESLHIHLVECSPALQKLQHQNLNCTDDESISEKKAISSLAGTPVHWHATLEEVPSGVPTIIIAHEFYDALPVHQFQKTSRGWCEKMVDVGEDSKFRFVLSPQPTPAALYLMKRCTWATPEEREKLEHVEISPKSMDLTQEMAKRIGSDGGGALIIDYGMNAIISDSLQAIRKHKFVNILDDPGSADLSAYVDFPSIKHSAEEASENVSVHGPMTQSQFLGSLGINFRVDALLQNCNDEQAESLRAGYWQLVGDGEAPFWEGPDEQTPIGMGTRYLATAIVNKNQGIPAPFQ from the exons ATGCTGAGAAAACTACTGACGCAAACCTCCTCTCGCCGTCTACTCTCTTCCGCTgttcctcctctcttctccaAACCCTCGATTTCACCATTCTCCTCATTATCCTCTTCCCCGGAGCCACCGTCCTCAGAGAGTAACACCGTCGAACAGCCCGGAACAGCAATCTCCGTCCATCGTTCCGCTCTCTATAATCCTCCCG ATCATTCTCATGAATCAACACCTGATTCTGAGCTCGTTAAGCATCTCAAGAGTGTTATCAAG TTTCGAGGTGGTCCAATCTCAGTAGCAGAGTACATGGAGGAGGTTTTGACTAATCCTAAAGCAGGTTTCTATATGAATCGTGATGTGTTTGGAGCTCAAGGTGATTTCATTACTTCTCCTGAAGTTAGTCAAATGTTCGGCGAG ATGATTGGTGTATGGACTGTGTGTCTTTGGGAGCAAATGGGAAGACCAGAGAGGGTCAATCTTGTTGAGCTAGGTCCAGGTCGTGGAACACTTATGGCAGATCTCCTTCGT GGTACATCGAAGTTTAGGAATTTCACGGAATCATTGCATATACATTTGGTGGAATGTAGTCCTGCATTGCAGAAGCTACAACACCAGAATCTGAATTGTACAGATGATGAGAGTATTTCGGAGAAGAAAGCTATTAGTTCACTAGCTGGGACACCTGTGCACTGGCATGCTACTCTTGAAGAGGTACCATCAGGAG TACCAACAATAATTATTGCTCATGAGTTTTATGATGCTCTTCCTGTTCATCAATTTCAG AAAACTTCCCGTGGCTGGTGTGAGAAAATGGTTGATGTAGGAGAAGATTCAAA GTTCCGGTTTGTTCTATCCCCACAGCCTACACCTGCAGCCTTATATCTCATGAAACGTTGCACATGGGCTACACCTGAGGAAAGGGAGAAACTGGAACATGTCGAGATCAGCCCAAAATCAATGGATTTGACACAAGAAATGGCAAAGAGAATAGGTTCTGATGGAGGTGGAGCACTTATAATCGATTACGGGATGAATGCAATCATTTCAGACAGTCTTCAG GCTATTAGAAAACACAAGTTTGTCAACATACTGGATGATCCCGGGTCTGCCGATCTAAGTGCTTATGTCGATTTCCCATCAATAAAACACTCCGCCGAGGAAGCTTCAG AAAATGTCTCCGTCCATGGACCTATGACTCAGTCTCAGTTCTTGGGTTCACTCGGAATAAACTTCAGAGTTGATGCGTTGCTACAGAACTGTAACGACGAACAAGCCGAGTCCTTGAGGGCAGGATACTGGCAGCTTGTTGGTGATGGTGAAGCACCTTTCTGGGAAGGACCCGATGAACAGACGCCGATTGGAATGGGGACGAGGTATCTTGCAACGGCTATTGTCAACAAAAACCAAGGCATTCCGGCTCCGTTCCAGTaa